A single genomic interval of Streptomyces graminofaciens harbors:
- a CDS encoding jacalin-like lectin yields MRRLLGALAAGALALTGLVTTGSTPAAAAASGTFNVLTYNVAGLPEGLSSGHPATNTPLISPRLGAYDIVNVQEDFNYHAALYAGDNHAYRTATSGGVPFGDGLNTLSDYAFEDFERVKWNRCTGTNCLTPKGFSLARVRLAEGVFVDLYNVHTNADDSDDALAARRANVEQLSDFVQANSAGNAVIVMGDTNTRYTRSGDNIRTLADENGLTDAWVQLIRGGSAPTQGADALVCPTSAPPNTCEVVDKVLYRGSDLVRLSATRYNNEWAKFLDSASGNLSDHFPHTVDFSWTLNSKLRASDFFGGPHGTAFNDADNLPSTVSPRTLTLRGGSRLDAVSLTHDGGRALTHGGTGGTATSLTLAAGEHLTSVRLTQGQKDGRTRVFSAAFTTDKGRTLTSGTATSDTKTFTAPSGWQIAGFTGRAGGEIDKLGVLYAPIS; encoded by the coding sequence ATGAGAAGACTTCTCGGCGCCCTGGCCGCAGGCGCACTGGCCCTCACCGGCCTCGTCACCACCGGCTCGACCCCTGCGGCGGCGGCCGCCTCGGGCACCTTCAACGTGCTGACGTACAACGTCGCGGGCCTCCCGGAAGGGCTCAGCTCCGGCCATCCGGCGACCAACACGCCGCTGATCTCGCCGCGTCTCGGGGCGTACGACATCGTCAATGTGCAGGAGGACTTCAACTACCACGCGGCGCTGTACGCGGGCGACAACCACGCGTACCGCACGGCGACCAGTGGTGGTGTGCCGTTCGGTGACGGTCTCAACACCCTCTCGGACTACGCCTTCGAGGACTTCGAGCGGGTGAAGTGGAACCGCTGCACCGGCACCAACTGCCTGACCCCGAAGGGCTTCTCGCTGGCGCGGGTGCGGCTCGCCGAGGGCGTCTTCGTGGACCTCTACAACGTGCACACCAACGCCGACGACTCGGACGACGCGCTGGCCGCGCGGCGCGCCAACGTCGAGCAGCTCTCGGACTTCGTCCAGGCGAACTCGGCGGGCAACGCGGTGATCGTCATGGGCGACACCAACACCCGCTACACCCGCTCCGGCGACAACATCCGCACGCTGGCCGACGAGAACGGCCTGACCGACGCCTGGGTCCAGCTGATCCGCGGTGGCAGCGCCCCCACACAGGGCGCGGACGCGCTGGTCTGCCCCACGTCGGCGCCGCCGAACACCTGCGAGGTCGTGGACAAGGTCCTCTACCGGGGCAGCGACCTGGTGAGACTCTCCGCCACCCGCTACAACAACGAGTGGGCGAAGTTCCTGGACTCCGCGAGCGGCAACCTCTCCGACCACTTCCCGCACACGGTCGACTTCTCCTGGACGCTCAACTCCAAGCTGCGGGCCAGTGACTTCTTCGGCGGCCCGCACGGCACGGCGTTCAACGACGCGGACAACCTGCCGTCCACGGTGTCGCCCCGCACCCTCACGCTGCGCGGCGGCTCACGCCTGGACGCGGTGTCGCTCACGCACGACGGCGGCAGGGCCCTGACCCACGGCGGCACGGGCGGCACGGCCACGTCCCTCACCCTCGCCGCCGGCGAGCACCTGACCTCGGTGAGGCTGACGCAGGGCCAGAAGGACGGCCGCACCCGCGTCTTCTCCGCCGCCTTCACCACGGACAAGGGCCGCACCCTCACCTCCGGCACTGCCACCTCCGACACGAAGACGTTCACGGCCCCCTCCGGCTGGCAGATCGCCGGCTTCACGGGCCGCGCGGGCGGCGAGATCGACAAGCTGGGGGTTCTGTACGCGCCGATCAGCTGA
- a CDS encoding TetR/AcrR family transcriptional regulator, with translation MPRAGLTAERVVEAAAVLADEVGFENVTLSALARHFGVKDASLYSHVKSLQDLRTRLAFLAGGEMIDAIAAAVAGRAGKDALTAFAGAYREYALRHPGRYAATQIRIDQALVVDSPALRRTAEITYGMLRAYGLDEPDLTDAVRLLRSTFHGYCVLEAAGGFGAPREVRRSWDKSVDALHMALTHWPRDDKDGDDA, from the coding sequence ATGCCCAGAGCCGGGCTCACGGCCGAGCGGGTCGTCGAGGCGGCGGCCGTGCTCGCGGACGAGGTCGGGTTCGAGAACGTCACCCTGTCCGCGTTGGCGCGGCACTTCGGGGTGAAGGACGCGAGCCTGTACTCACACGTCAAAAGCCTCCAGGACCTGCGGACGAGGCTCGCGTTCCTGGCCGGCGGCGAGATGATCGACGCCATCGCGGCGGCCGTCGCCGGGCGGGCCGGCAAGGACGCGCTGACCGCCTTCGCCGGTGCCTACCGGGAGTACGCGCTGCGGCATCCGGGGCGGTACGCGGCCACCCAGATCCGTATCGACCAGGCCCTCGTGGTCGACTCCCCCGCCCTGCGCCGCACCGCCGAGATCACCTACGGCATGCTCCGCGCGTACGGCCTCGACGAACCCGACCTCACCGACGCCGTACGCCTGCTGCGCAGCACCTTCCACGGCTACTGCGTCCTGGAGGCCGCGGGCGGCTTCGGCGCGCCCCGCGAGGTGCGGCGGTCGTGGGACAAGTCCGTCGACGCGCTCCACATGGCACTCACCCACTGGCCTCGCGACGACAAGGACGGCGACGACGCATGA
- a CDS encoding alpha/beta fold hydrolase yields the protein MTPAFGYDVCGEGPVLLIMPGGAGHPMGLGPMTEALAGRFTVVTYDPLGLAHGRLGTPVEEQRVEAWSDGAARVLERVLGDGEAAHVFGTSSGAVAALDLAARHPARLRHVVAHEPPCVAVLADGARQQARFREVYDAYRRAGIQAAGARLAAVLEEREADGREVGQALTPTEELTTPMALFLSRVLLPFTAYEPKPGPLSGGRASTGLTVAAGAESRGQLLHRTARAAADRLDGRFVEFPGGHLGTVQHPVEFAGRLVSVLGEP from the coding sequence ATGACGCCCGCGTTCGGCTACGACGTGTGCGGCGAGGGGCCGGTGCTGCTGATCATGCCCGGCGGTGCCGGGCACCCGATGGGGCTCGGACCGATGACGGAAGCCCTCGCCGGGCGCTTCACCGTCGTCACCTACGACCCGCTCGGCCTCGCTCACGGACGCCTCGGAACGCCCGTCGAGGAGCAGCGGGTCGAGGCCTGGAGCGATGGCGCGGCCCGGGTGCTGGAGCGGGTGCTCGGTGACGGTGAGGCCGCCCATGTCTTCGGCACCAGCTCCGGCGCCGTCGCCGCCCTCGACCTGGCCGCCCGGCACCCGGCACGACTGCGGCACGTGGTGGCGCACGAGCCGCCGTGCGTGGCCGTACTGGCCGACGGGGCCCGGCAGCAGGCCCGGTTCCGGGAGGTGTACGACGCCTATCGCCGTGCGGGGATCCAGGCGGCGGGGGCCCGGCTGGCCGCCGTACTGGAGGAACGCGAAGCGGATGGCCGCGAGGTGGGGCAAGCGCTCACACCCACCGAGGAACTGACCACTCCCATGGCTCTCTTTCTCTCTCGTGTTCTCCTGCCGTTCACGGCGTACGAGCCGAAGCCTGGTCCGCTGTCCGGAGGTCGCGCGTCCACCGGTCTCACCGTCGCCGCCGGTGCCGAGTCACGCGGGCAGCTGTTGCACCGTACGGCCCGGGCCGCCGCGGATCGGCTGGACGGCCGATTCGTCGAGTTTCCCGGCGGGCACCTCGGCACGGTTCAGCATCCCGTCGAGTTCGCCGGACGGCTGGTGTCGGTTCTCGGGGAGCCGTAG
- a CDS encoding DUF2264 domain-containing protein, with translation MPSQPHEDRTLSPYTGYTRAHWEAAADALLTAVEPYATADGALYHLPGDRTSWSGGLSDGLEGYARTLLLAAFRKDEKALGRYADGLAAGVAGVWPRIEDRSQPLVEAASIAFALRLTRPLLWDRLDDAVRRRAAAWLGDALTAEPWPCNWELFPVTVGGFLEEIGHEPELARRVIDQRLDRIEQWYVGDGWYTDGDGRKFDYYNGWAMHLYPVLHAWLANDERLLDLYGGRLETHLTDYARLFGGDGAPLHQGRSLTYRFATTVPLWLGALTGRTPLSPGETRRLASGALKYFLDRGAVDDRGLLSLGWHGPDPAVLQGYSGPASPYWASKGFLGLLLPPDHEVWTATEEAGPAEREDEVHPVGPPNWLLQSTSSDGVVRLHNHGSEDVRYDPFYTRLAYSTVTAPLPLAEPSQAYDNSVSVGGDASRTGIEPLGVGDGWVASRHAVGEGGVQVTSLVVARGAAEVRANLVAGAAPGTPVRVTGWPETEGLNAELLPVHGLLGDDDAAGPGLAGETDPKTTGTLFVALARLTAAQNPPPLPELVSVELRGAYELSVTWADGERAQFTFTASDERSSTSSWSVTRC, from the coding sequence ATGCCCTCCCAGCCCCACGAGGACCGCACCCTCAGCCCGTACACCGGCTACACCCGCGCCCACTGGGAGGCGGCGGCCGACGCGCTGCTGACCGCCGTGGAGCCGTACGCCACCGCCGACGGCGCCCTGTACCACCTGCCAGGCGACCGCACGAGCTGGTCCGGCGGGCTCTCCGACGGCCTGGAGGGCTACGCCCGTACGCTCCTGCTGGCGGCCTTCCGCAAGGACGAGAAGGCACTCGGCCGTTACGCCGACGGACTCGCGGCCGGCGTCGCGGGCGTCTGGCCCCGTATCGAGGACCGCAGCCAGCCCCTCGTGGAGGCCGCGTCCATCGCCTTCGCCCTCCGCCTGACCCGCCCGCTGCTCTGGGACCGCCTCGACGACGCCGTACGCCGGCGCGCGGCGGCCTGGCTCGGCGACGCGCTCACCGCCGAACCCTGGCCCTGCAACTGGGAGCTGTTCCCGGTCACGGTCGGCGGCTTCCTCGAAGAGATCGGTCACGAGCCCGAGCTGGCCCGCCGCGTCATCGACCAGCGGCTCGACCGCATCGAGCAGTGGTACGTCGGCGACGGCTGGTACACCGACGGCGACGGCCGCAAGTTCGACTACTACAACGGCTGGGCGATGCACCTCTACCCGGTGCTGCACGCCTGGCTCGCGAACGACGAACGCCTGCTGGACCTCTACGGCGGCCGCCTGGAGACCCACCTCACCGACTACGCCCGCCTCTTCGGCGGCGACGGCGCCCCCCTGCACCAGGGCCGCTCCCTCACGTACCGTTTCGCGACGACGGTCCCGCTGTGGCTGGGCGCGTTGACGGGCCGTACCCCGCTCTCCCCGGGTGAGACCCGACGCCTGGCCTCCGGCGCCCTGAAGTACTTCCTCGACCGGGGCGCGGTCGACGACCGGGGCCTGCTGTCGCTGGGCTGGCACGGCCCCGACCCAGCCGTCCTGCAAGGCTATTCGGGCCCGGCCTCGCCCTACTGGGCCAGCAAGGGCTTCCTCGGCCTGCTGCTGCCGCCGGACCACGAGGTGTGGACCGCGACGGAGGAAGCGGGACCGGCGGAGCGCGAGGACGAGGTCCACCCGGTCGGACCGCCCAACTGGCTGCTGCAGTCGACGAGTTCGGACGGCGTGGTCCGTCTCCACAACCACGGCAGCGAGGACGTCCGCTACGACCCCTTCTACACCCGGCTGGCGTACTCCACGGTGACGGCACCCTTGCCCCTGGCCGAGCCTTCGCAGGCGTACGACAACAGCGTGAGCGTCGGGGGAGACGCGAGCCGTACGGGCATCGAGCCGCTGGGCGTCGGGGACGGCTGGGTCGCGTCCCGGCACGCGGTCGGCGAGGGCGGTGTCCAGGTCACCAGTCTGGTGGTGGCCCGGGGAGCGGCGGAGGTCCGGGCGAATCTGGTGGCGGGCGCGGCGCCCGGGACGCCGGTGCGGGTCACGGGCTGGCCGGAGACGGAGGGCCTGAACGCCGAACTCCTCCCCGTACACGGCCTGTTGGGCGACGACGACGCAGCCGGGCCCGGTCTCGCGGGTGAGACGGACCCGAAGACGACCGGAACCCTCTTCGTGGCCCTCGCCCGTCTCACCGCAGCGCAGAACCCCCCGCCCCTCCCGGAGCTGGTGTCCGTGGAGTTGCGGGGGGCGTACGAGCTGTCCGTGACCTGGGCCGACGGCGAGCGGGCTCAGTTCACCTTCACGGCGTCAGACGAGCGATCTTCAACGTCTTCGTGGTCGGTGACGCGCTGTTGA
- a CDS encoding rhamnogalacturonan acetylesterase: protein MRRFTLAALAAATLGTVLTAVPAQAAGAHHGRPAPLGLENCAANACHFDVPPGTYDVRVRLGGEAAASTRVTGETRRTLLPETATAAGEPVSRSFTVDVRTPEGEPTGADGTPGLDLVIGGSAPALADISVTPARRARQIFLVGDSTVCDQPGDPYSGWGQQLPQYLRKGVSVANYADSGESTVSYLADSRLWATVQPKIRRGDLVLIQLAHNDKQTDEATYRANLETLVAGVREKGGRPVLVTPIVRRWFNADGTLNNGTALLVNGLGVDHPAVTRSVAAAHDVPLIDLTARTKALVESLGTEGSKALYLYNEKRDNTHTSVHGATVYAGLVRDELVAQGLVREGKVRVG, encoded by the coding sequence ATGAGACGTTTCACTCTCGCCGCGCTGGCGGCGGCGACCCTGGGCACCGTCCTGACGGCCGTACCGGCCCAGGCGGCCGGGGCGCACCATGGCCGTCCCGCCCCGCTGGGCCTGGAGAACTGCGCGGCGAACGCCTGCCACTTCGACGTCCCGCCCGGCACGTACGACGTGAGGGTCCGCCTCGGCGGCGAGGCGGCGGCGAGTACTCGTGTCACCGGCGAGACCCGGCGCACCCTCCTCCCCGAGACGGCCACGGCGGCCGGTGAACCGGTCTCCCGCAGCTTCACCGTCGACGTCCGCACCCCCGAGGGCGAGCCGACCGGCGCCGACGGCACCCCCGGCCTCGACCTCGTCATCGGCGGCTCGGCACCCGCGTTGGCCGACATCAGCGTGACCCCGGCCCGACGCGCCCGGCAGATCTTCCTCGTCGGCGACTCCACGGTCTGCGACCAGCCCGGCGACCCGTACTCCGGCTGGGGCCAGCAGCTCCCGCAGTACCTCCGCAAGGGCGTGTCCGTCGCCAACTACGCCGACTCCGGCGAGAGCACGGTCTCGTACCTCGCCGACTCCCGCCTCTGGGCCACCGTCCAGCCGAAGATCCGCCGGGGCGACCTGGTCCTGATCCAGCTGGCCCACAACGACAAGCAGACCGACGAGGCCACCTACCGGGCGAACCTGGAGACGCTGGTCGCGGGGGTCCGGGAGAAGGGCGGGCGGCCGGTGCTGGTGACCCCGATCGTGCGCCGCTGGTTCAACGCGGACGGCACGCTGAACAACGGCACCGCGCTGCTGGTCAACGGCCTCGGCGTCGACCACCCTGCGGTGACCCGCTCGGTCGCCGCCGCGCACGACGTGCCCCTGATCGATCTCACCGCCAGGACCAAGGCGCTGGTCGAGTCACTGGGCACCGAGGGTTCCAAGGCGCTGTACCTCTACAACGAGAAGCGCGACAACACCCATACGTCGGTGCACGGGGCGACCGTCTACGCCGGTCTGGTTCGCGACGAACTCGTCGCGCAGGGTCTGGTGCGGGAGGGGAAGGTAAGGGTGGGATGA
- a CDS encoding rhamnogalacturonan lyase B N-terminal domain-containing protein → MSSSTDRPLGRRGFVIGATASAAGAALAGPLAGTARAASFGYTDDGSNYVIDTGASLVFKISKSNGDLTSLVYRGTEYQGYDGKNSHIESGLGSSTVTIAQSGSTILVSVTYGTLKHYYAARSGENNVYLWTNKADTSVSATRYIVRVKKGLFLNDEPDSYTYAPTTIEASDVFAKSDGQTRSKHYSKLRVIDYNYVGWTTGSVGLYVVRSNHEKASGGPFYRSLLRHQSADGGGLYEILYYGQNQTEAQRFGLQGPYVIAFTDGGAPSSSLFPGTLTTSWADSLGLSGYTAASGRGRVAGVGITGRNTSYAYTVGLANSAAQYWGSARSSDGYFSIAGILPGTYTLTVYKSELAVYTTSVTVTAGGTTTLNSFAIPSTNDPSNAGVIWRINDWNGTPSGFKNADLMTYAHPSDSRAAAWTGNVVIGSGTETSAFPCYIWKDVNSGLLVYFKLTAAQAAAAHTLRIGVTTAYANGRPQVVVNDTWTSAIPSPPTQPDTRSLTNGSYRGNNHTFTYSVPASAWQTDTSQYNVLKINVVSGSGSTSYLSAGTSIDAIDLLS, encoded by the coding sequence ATGTCCTCATCCACCGACAGACCGCTCGGCCGCCGCGGCTTCGTCATCGGCGCGACCGCGAGCGCCGCCGGAGCCGCCCTCGCCGGACCGCTGGCCGGAACCGCGCGGGCCGCGTCCTTCGGCTACACGGACGACGGCTCGAACTACGTGATCGACACCGGCGCCAGCCTGGTCTTCAAGATCAGCAAGTCCAACGGCGACCTGACCTCGCTGGTCTACCGGGGCACGGAGTACCAGGGCTACGACGGCAAGAACTCGCACATCGAGTCCGGCCTCGGCAGCTCGACCGTCACCATCGCGCAGTCCGGTTCGACGATCCTGGTCTCCGTCACCTACGGCACGCTGAAGCACTACTACGCGGCCCGCAGCGGCGAGAACAACGTCTACCTGTGGACCAACAAGGCCGACACCTCGGTCAGCGCGACCCGTTACATCGTGCGCGTCAAGAAGGGCCTGTTCCTCAACGACGAGCCCGACTCGTACACCTACGCGCCGACCACGATCGAGGCCTCGGACGTCTTCGCGAAGTCCGACGGCCAGACCCGCTCGAAGCACTACTCCAAGCTCCGGGTGATCGACTACAACTACGTCGGCTGGACGACCGGCAGCGTCGGCCTGTACGTCGTGCGCTCCAACCACGAGAAGGCCTCCGGCGGCCCCTTCTACCGCTCGCTGCTGCGCCACCAGAGCGCGGACGGCGGCGGTCTGTACGAGATCCTGTACTACGGCCAGAACCAGACCGAGGCCCAGCGCTTCGGCCTCCAGGGCCCGTACGTCATCGCCTTCACCGACGGCGGCGCGCCCTCCTCGTCGCTGTTCCCGGGCACGCTGACCACCTCGTGGGCGGACTCGCTCGGCCTCTCCGGGTACACGGCCGCGAGCGGCCGGGGCCGGGTGGCGGGCGTCGGCATCACCGGGCGGAACACGTCGTACGCGTACACGGTCGGGCTCGCCAACTCGGCTGCGCAGTACTGGGGTTCGGCCCGTTCCTCCGACGGCTACTTCTCCATCGCCGGCATCCTGCCGGGGACGTACACGCTCACGGTCTACAAGTCCGAGCTGGCCGTGTACACGACCTCGGTGACGGTCACGGCGGGTGGGACGACCACTCTGAACTCGTTCGCGATCCCGTCGACGAACGATCCGTCCAACGCGGGCGTGATCTGGCGGATCAACGACTGGAACGGCACACCGAGCGGCTTCAAGAACGCCGATCTGATGACGTACGCGCATCCGTCGGACTCCCGGGCCGCCGCCTGGACCGGCAATGTGGTCATCGGCAGCGGCACCGAGACCTCGGCCTTCCCCTGCTACATCTGGAAGGACGTGAACAGTGGTCTCCTCGTCTACTTCAAGCTGACCGCGGCCCAGGCCGCCGCCGCGCACACCCTGCGGATCGGTGTGACGACGGCCTACGCCAACGGCCGGCCCCAGGTCGTCGTCAACGACACCTGGACCTCGGCCATCCCCTCCCCGCCCACCCAGCCGGACACGCGCTCACTGACGAACGGGTCCTACCGGGGCAACAACCACACGTTCACCTACAGCGTCCCGGCGTCCGCCTGGCAGACGGACACGAGTCAGTACAACGTGCTGAAGATCAACGTGGTGAGCGGGTCGGGGTCGACCTCCTATCTCAGCGCGGGGACGTCGATCGACGCGATCGACCTCCTCAGCTGA
- a CDS encoding RICIN domain-containing protein has translation MRRAYAILVALCLALTGALVTAGPAQAAAQTITNGTQFTDSSGNALHAHGGGVIKVGSYYYWFGENRNSDNTFKYVSAYRSTDLKNWEFRNNVLTQATDPELASANIERPKVMYNASTGKFVMWMHKENGSDYSEARAAVAVSDTVDGNYTWKGSFRPLGTHMSRDITVFVDTDGTGYMISAARENYDLQIYRLTADYTGIDSLVADPWHGGHREAPALFKRGGVYFMLTSGATGWNPNQQQYATATSIAGPWTAMTNVGDSTTYGSQTAYVLPVQGTSTTSYLYMGDRWGNAFGGKVNDSRYVWLPLTFPTSTTMSMSWSPEVTVDTATGTIGGTSATYNTLIARHSSKCADVTSQSLWAGAQIKQYTCNSGNNQKYWFKSVGSGYYQLMTRHSSLCVQENANTVTQENCSSSATNQQWSLTTTGSYVNVKSRATGECLDVNGASTADGAAIITYTCNSGTNQQWTRGT, from the coding sequence ATGAGACGTGCGTACGCGATCCTCGTAGCGCTCTGTCTGGCGCTGACCGGGGCCCTCGTGACCGCGGGCCCGGCACAGGCGGCCGCGCAGACGATCACCAACGGCACCCAGTTCACGGACAGTTCGGGCAACGCCCTGCACGCCCACGGCGGCGGGGTGATCAAGGTCGGCTCGTACTACTACTGGTTCGGCGAGAACCGGAACTCCGACAACACCTTCAAGTACGTGTCGGCCTACCGCTCCACGGACCTGAAGAACTGGGAGTTCCGCAACAACGTCCTGACCCAGGCCACCGACCCCGAGCTGGCGTCCGCCAACATCGAGCGGCCGAAGGTCATGTACAACGCCTCCACCGGCAAGTTCGTCATGTGGATGCACAAGGAGAACGGCAGCGACTACAGCGAGGCCCGCGCCGCCGTCGCCGTCTCCGACACCGTCGACGGCAACTACACCTGGAAGGGCAGCTTCCGTCCGCTCGGCACCCACATGTCCCGTGACATCACGGTCTTCGTGGACACCGACGGCACCGGCTACATGATCTCGGCGGCGCGCGAGAACTACGACCTCCAGATCTACCGGCTCACCGCCGACTACACCGGCATCGACAGCCTCGTCGCCGACCCCTGGCACGGCGGCCACCGCGAGGCCCCGGCCCTGTTCAAGCGGGGCGGCGTCTACTTCATGCTGACCTCGGGCGCGACCGGCTGGAACCCCAACCAGCAGCAGTACGCCACCGCCACCAGCATCGCTGGCCCCTGGACGGCGATGACCAACGTCGGCGACTCGACGACGTACGGCTCGCAGACCGCGTACGTCCTGCCCGTGCAGGGCACGTCGACCACCTCGTACCTCTACATGGGCGACCGCTGGGGCAACGCCTTCGGCGGCAAGGTCAACGACTCCCGTTACGTCTGGCTGCCGCTGACCTTCCCGACCTCGACCACGATGTCCATGTCCTGGTCCCCGGAGGTCACCGTCGACACCGCGACCGGCACGATCGGCGGCACCAGCGCCACGTACAACACGCTGATAGCCCGGCACTCCTCCAAGTGCGCCGATGTCACGAGTCAGTCGCTGTGGGCGGGTGCCCAGATCAAGCAGTACACCTGCAACAGCGGCAACAACCAGAAGTACTGGTTCAAGTCCGTCGGCAGCGGCTACTACCAGCTGATGACCCGTCACAGCTCCCTGTGCGTCCAGGAGAACGCCAACACGGTGACCCAGGAGAACTGCTCCTCCTCGGCGACCAACCAGCAGTGGTCCCTCACCACCACCGGCTCCTACGTCAACGTCAAGTCCCGCGCGACCGGCGAGTGCCTGGACGTGAACGGCGCGTCCACCGCCGACGGTGCCGCGATCATCACGTACACGTGCAACAGCGGTACGAACCAGCAGTGGACGCGCGGAACCTGA
- a CDS encoding glycoside hydrolase family 43 protein, giving the protein MSREYDLPDAPDRRLLLKGALAAGALTALPATTAHAAARPPAVPYVNPLVRNRADPHIHRHHDGFYYFTATAPEYDRIILRRSRTLRGLSTAAESVLWRKHETGVMGAHIWAPEIHHIDGKWYIYFASAPAEDIWAIRIWVLENSHPNPFKGTWVERGQLKTAWETFSLDATTFTHRGSRYLAWAQHEPGMDNNTAVWLSRMADPVTLTGPQIRLTTPDLDWERIGFRVNEGPSVIKRNGRLFMSYSASATDFNYCMGLLTIDADADLMDAANWSKSPTPVFTSNDTTKQYGPGHNSFTVAEDGRTDVLVYHARQYKDIVGDPLNDPNRHTRIQRLGWKPDGTPDFGIPVADTLKES; this is encoded by the coding sequence ATGAGCCGCGAGTACGACCTCCCCGACGCCCCCGATCGACGGCTGCTCCTGAAGGGCGCCCTGGCCGCGGGCGCCCTCACCGCGCTGCCCGCCACCACCGCCCACGCGGCGGCGCGCCCGCCGGCCGTCCCGTACGTCAACCCGCTGGTCCGCAACCGTGCCGACCCGCACATCCACCGCCACCACGACGGCTTCTACTACTTCACGGCGACCGCGCCCGAGTACGACCGGATCATCCTGCGCAGGTCCCGCACCCTGCGCGGGCTCTCGACGGCCGCCGAGTCCGTGCTCTGGCGCAAGCACGAGACCGGTGTCATGGGCGCGCACATCTGGGCGCCGGAGATCCACCACATCGACGGCAAGTGGTACATCTACTTCGCCTCCGCGCCCGCCGAGGACATCTGGGCGATCCGCATCTGGGTCCTGGAGAACTCCCACCCCAACCCGTTCAAGGGCACCTGGGTCGAGCGCGGACAGCTCAAGACCGCCTGGGAGACCTTCTCCCTGGACGCCACCACCTTCACCCACCGCGGCAGCCGCTACCTCGCCTGGGCGCAGCACGAGCCCGGCATGGACAACAACACGGCCGTCTGGCTGTCGAGGATGGCCGATCCGGTGACCCTGACCGGTCCTCAGATCAGGCTCACCACACCGGATCTGGACTGGGAGCGCATCGGCTTCCGGGTCAACGAGGGCCCGTCCGTCATCAAGCGCAACGGCCGGCTCTTCATGTCGTACTCCGCGAGCGCGACCGACTTCAACTACTGCATGGGCCTGCTCACCATCGACGCGGACGCCGACCTGATGGACGCCGCGAACTGGTCGAAGTCCCCGACGCCGGTGTTCACCAGCAACGACACCACCAAGCAGTACGGCCCGGGCCACAACAGCTTCACCGTCGCCGAGGACGGTCGCACCGACGTCCTCGTCTACCACGCCCGGCAGTACAAGGACATCGTCGGCGACCCGCTGAACGACCCCAACAGGCACACCCGTATCCAGCGCCTCGGCTGGAAGCCCGACGGCACCCCCGACTTCGGCATCCCCGTCGCCGACACACTGAAGGAGAGCTGA